A genomic segment from Rahnella aceris encodes:
- a CDS encoding heavy metal response regulator transcription factor, with translation MRILVIEDDVSTGDYLKKGLTEAGYSVDLARNGADGLFLALEEGYDAVILDVMLPGLNGWQVMEVLRKKSDVPVLFLTARDEVQDRIHGLELGADDYLIKPFSFTELVLRIRTLLRRPAAREPDAYSVADLNLDVLRRRVTRQDQTIALTNKEFMLLQLLMRREGEVLSRTMIASQVWDMNFDSDTNVVDVAIKRLRAKVDRSFEVKLIHTVRGIGYVCEVRHE, from the coding sequence ATGCGAATACTGGTGATTGAAGACGATGTCAGTACAGGCGATTACCTGAAAAAAGGGCTGACAGAAGCAGGTTACAGCGTAGATCTGGCGCGCAACGGTGCCGACGGCCTGTTTCTGGCGCTGGAAGAGGGGTACGACGCGGTGATCCTCGACGTCATGCTGCCGGGGCTGAACGGCTGGCAGGTGATGGAAGTCCTGCGCAAAAAAAGCGACGTGCCGGTACTGTTTCTCACCGCCCGCGATGAAGTACAGGATCGCATTCACGGGCTGGAGCTGGGGGCTGACGACTATCTCATCAAACCGTTCTCCTTCACCGAACTGGTGTTGCGTATCCGCACCTTGCTGCGCCGCCCGGCCGCCCGTGAGCCGGATGCGTATTCGGTGGCGGATCTGAATCTTGATGTGCTGCGCCGCCGCGTGACCCGTCAGGATCAGACCATCGCACTGACCAATAAGGAATTCATGTTGCTGCAGTTGCTGATGCGCCGCGAGGGTGAGGTTCTGTCGCGCACCATGATCGCCTCGCAGGTCTGGGACATGAATTTCGACAGTGATACCAATGTAGTGGATGTCGCCATTAAGCGCCTGCGTGCCAAGGTTGACCGCAGCTTTGAGGTGAAACTGATCCATACCGTGCGTGGCATTGGTTACGTGTGCGAAGTGCGACATGAGTGA
- a CDS encoding heavy metal sensor histidine kinase, with protein MSDRQLTHLPKRAMSLTLRATLLFALIASMVVSAVGFYLYYSMDKELVRRADYQVSGRVQYFRHLLANEFPLSQLSRNPGLFENMLGNERDILTFRLSGEKLLINVNPSRLALPPVAAVPDGQPLTLNTVHHLTAADGTPVRFARAAVQIQDGRTVEITGAHFMTEESRLLQTFRWEIIGAVLFAYLLIAALGYLVIRRGLRPLRNMAHEAAQIHPASLSTRLSSENAPQELQQLIYSFNDMLDRLAEGYQRLTQFSADLAHEIRTPVGALMGHCQVALYQPRTVEEYETLLANNIEELERISRMVENILFLARASDARSVLTITSIDVSSEITRIQEYFEGLAEEREMTLHGQGEGTLHADAILFQRALSNLVANAVRYGREGSAIVLRAEPHAKGMNIRVISQGEPVPPEKLGKLFDRFYRADASRSEGGSSSGLGLSIVQAIMALHQGSVSVTSSAQGETCFTLYFPVSDRKLSQ; from the coding sequence ATGAGTGATCGTCAATTGACTCACCTCCCGAAACGCGCCATGTCGCTGACGCTTCGCGCCACCTTACTTTTCGCGCTGATCGCCTCGATGGTGGTCAGTGCCGTCGGTTTCTACCTCTATTACTCGATGGATAAAGAACTGGTACGCCGCGCGGATTACCAGGTCAGCGGGCGTGTGCAGTATTTCCGTCATCTGCTTGCCAACGAATTCCCGCTGTCGCAACTCAGCCGTAATCCCGGCCTGTTTGAAAATATGCTTGGCAATGAGCGCGATATCCTGACGTTTCGTCTGTCCGGTGAGAAGCTATTGATCAACGTCAATCCGTCGCGGCTGGCATTGCCCCCGGTAGCGGCGGTGCCTGACGGCCAGCCGCTGACGCTGAATACGGTGCATCATCTCACCGCCGCCGATGGTACGCCGGTACGCTTTGCCCGTGCGGCGGTACAGATTCAGGACGGGCGGACAGTTGAAATCACCGGCGCGCATTTCATGACCGAGGAGTCGCGTCTGTTGCAGACTTTCCGCTGGGAAATTATTGGCGCGGTGTTATTCGCTTATTTGCTGATTGCCGCACTGGGTTATCTGGTGATCCGCCGCGGATTGCGGCCGCTGCGCAATATGGCGCATGAAGCGGCGCAGATCCATCCGGCCAGTCTGTCTACGCGTTTGTCTTCGGAAAATGCGCCGCAGGAATTGCAGCAATTAATTTATTCTTTCAATGACATGCTGGACCGGCTCGCCGAGGGGTATCAGCGGCTGACGCAATTTTCCGCCGATCTGGCGCATGAAATCCGCACCCCGGTGGGGGCACTGATGGGGCATTGTCAGGTGGCGTTATATCAGCCCCGGACGGTGGAAGAATACGAAACGCTGCTGGCGAACAATATAGAAGAGCTGGAACGCATTTCACGTATGGTGGAAAACATTCTGTTCCTGGCGCGTGCTTCCGATGCGCGCTCGGTTCTGACCATCACCAGTATTGATGTTTCATCTGAAATTACCCGTATCCAGGAATATTTCGAAGGGCTGGCCGAAGAGCGTGAAATGACGCTTCACGGGCAAGGTGAGGGAACCTTGCATGCGGATGCGATCCTTTTCCAGCGCGCGCTGAGTAATCTGGTCGCTAATGCGGTGCGTTATGGCCGCGAGGGAAGTGCCATCGTGCTGCGCGCCGAACCCCATGCAAAAGGCATGAATATCCGGGTGATCAGTCAGGGTGAGCCTGTTCCGCCGGAAAAACTCGGAAAACTTTTCGACCGCTTCTATCGCGCGGATGCTTCACGTAGCGAAGGTGGCAGTTCCAGCGGCCTTGGATTGTCGATTGTTCAGGCCATTATGGCCCTGCATCAGGGAAGTGTCAGCGTAACCAGTTCCGCACAGGGAGAAACGTGTTTTACCCTTTATTTTCCCGTATCCGACCGCAAGCTTTCTCAATAG
- the eptB gene encoding kdo(2)-lipid A phosphoethanolamine 7''-transferase: MHKIRTLSQQSISLFVALYLGLLLNLPIFIRRYQQLHYDNALSIAVEMVACFALVYFLCMLLSYTGKTVFRVLMTAIVISSAAASYYMILFNVDIGYGILAAALASDSIDLSKESIGTHFIAWTVLVSLLPVLLLWLSKMPGAALKQTTFKRLAVRTLLLAVSGLLCYMPLQLMGKVQDRHDIVNNRMMASYGGVVAGTYSPSNWLSALGLYTYSSYSQAEDTKNLYDPAKHFTYTAPADAKDMYVVFVIGESARRDHMGLYGYDRDNTPNLDKEKNLVALQGYSCDTATKLSLRCMFVREGGASEEPQRTLKEMNVFSVLKSNGWSSELYSMQSEAWFYNKTRADDYSLRENIASEKRNAGKPVDDMLLIDEMKDSMNNHPKGKHLIILHTKGSHYLYSDRYPRSFAKYKPECMGIDDSCSTGEMINAYDNSLLYTDYFLSQVFDQLRDKNAIVFYASDHGESISKSMHFHGTPRDHAPAEQRTVPIMVWASDKFLANDQNKASFQQLQKMAAEKKPAFHEKLYDTILGCIGYTSPNGGIVEQHNWCHVPDQAAATK; the protein is encoded by the coding sequence ATGCATAAAATTCGTACACTTTCGCAACAGAGCATTTCTTTGTTCGTTGCACTTTACCTGGGGCTTCTGCTAAACCTTCCGATTTTCATCCGTCGTTATCAGCAACTGCATTATGACAATGCCTTGTCGATTGCTGTCGAAATGGTTGCCTGTTTTGCCCTGGTCTATTTCCTTTGTATGTTGCTGTCGTATACCGGAAAAACCGTTTTCCGTGTCCTGATGACCGCTATCGTGATTTCCTCTGCCGCCGCCAGTTACTACATGATCCTGTTTAACGTTGATATCGGCTACGGAATTTTAGCGGCAGCGCTGGCGTCTGATTCCATTGATTTATCCAAAGAATCTATCGGAACACATTTCATCGCCTGGACCGTGCTGGTGAGTTTGTTGCCGGTACTGTTGCTGTGGCTGAGCAAAATGCCGGGTGCGGCTCTCAAACAAACGACTTTTAAAAGACTGGCGGTCAGAACCCTGCTGCTTGCGGTCTCCGGCCTGCTTTGTTACATGCCGCTGCAACTGATGGGCAAAGTGCAGGATCGCCATGACATCGTAAACAACCGCATGATGGCGAGTTATGGCGGTGTGGTTGCCGGCACGTATTCGCCGTCAAACTGGCTTTCGGCGCTGGGTTTGTATACTTACAGCAGTTACAGCCAGGCGGAAGACACCAAAAATCTGTACGATCCGGCCAAACATTTCACGTATACCGCACCGGCAGATGCCAAAGATATGTACGTGGTGTTTGTGATCGGCGAGAGCGCCCGCCGCGACCATATGGGGCTGTACGGCTACGACCGTGACAACACGCCAAATCTCGACAAAGAGAAAAATTTGGTCGCCCTGCAGGGCTATTCCTGTGATACCGCCACCAAGCTTTCCTTGCGCTGTATGTTTGTCCGCGAAGGCGGGGCATCTGAAGAGCCACAGCGTACGCTGAAAGAAATGAACGTCTTTTCCGTGCTGAAAAGTAATGGCTGGAGTTCAGAGTTATATTCCATGCAGAGTGAAGCCTGGTTCTATAACAAAACCCGTGCGGATGATTATTCGCTGCGTGAAAACATCGCGTCCGAAAAGCGCAACGCCGGTAAGCCGGTGGATGACATGCTGCTCATCGATGAAATGAAAGACTCGATGAATAACCATCCTAAAGGTAAGCATCTGATTATCCTGCATACCAAGGGTTCTCATTATCTGTATTCAGACCGTTATCCGCGTTCTTTCGCTAAATATAAGCCGGAATGTATGGGCATCGATGATTCCTGTTCCACCGGGGAAATGATTAACGCTTACGATAATTCACTGCTGTATACCGATTACTTCCTGTCGCAGGTCTTTGACCAGTTACGCGATAAGAATGCGATCGTGTTCTACGCCTCCGATCACGGTGAGTCGATTTCGAAAAGCATGCATTTCCACGGTACACCGCGTGATCATGCGCCAGCCGAGCAACGTACGGTGCCGATCATGGTCTGGGCGTCGGACAAATTCCTGGCGAATGATCAGAACAAGGCCAGTTTCCAACAACTGCAAAAAATGGCTGCCGAGAAGAAACCGGCGTTCCATGAAAAACTGTATGACACCATTCTGGGCTGTATCGGTTATACCTCGCCAAATGGCGGGATTGTCGAGCAGCACAACTGGTGCCATGTGCCTGATCAGGCAGCCGCCACAAAATAA